One window from the genome of Nicotiana tomentosiformis chromosome 5, ASM39032v3, whole genome shotgun sequence encodes:
- the LOC104106546 gene encoding CASP-like protein 4D1, which yields MGKSVILVARLVAFVCLVGALIILLMSSQYSDNESLFYTEVQLETKFTDFRVYIYMLGCIGVGIAYNLFQTVLPLSIGVSLLDLFGDMIIANILVSGAAATFGFTLELSRVADLEPTSFFNKIFISAGLSLLATLFTLISLISSHVALKAPAN from the exons ATGGGTAAATCAGTAATACTGGTAGCGAGACTTGTTGCCTTTGTATGCCTTGTGGGAGCACTCATCATTCTTCTTATGAGCTCCCAGTACTCCGACAATGAAAGCCTTTTCTACACTGAAGTTCAACTTGAAACAAAGTTTACTGATTTTCGTGTTTATAT TTACATGCTCGGTTGCATTGGTGTGGGAATTGCGTATAATCTATTTCAAACAGTACTGCCGCTAAGCATTGGAGTCAGTTTGTTAGATCTATTTGGTGACATG ATCATAGCAAATATACTAGTTTCAGGCGCTGCTGCAACTTTTGGTTTTACCTTGGAATTGAGCCGAGTTGCCGACTTAGAGCCCACAAGTTTCTTCAACAAGATTTTTATATCTGCGGGCCTTTCTCTATTAGCTACTCTCTTCACACTAATCTCTCTCATTTCCTCTCATGTTGCTCTAAAGGCTCCTGCCAATTGA